In Chitinophaga sp. H8, a single genomic region encodes these proteins:
- a CDS encoding NERD domain-containing protein, which produces MDLQDYAIYRRVLKLCLEHACDVEIKFEHSFSLVYLDEIASVLEQILYIGAEAYYFSSYLAEEKMSATGIDILYEDNCFTFRRSFYQEFLQLEMMGNSQHSSLAVFNNQCFTEFQATLKKCFSIEYKDIAATIWLIHDYNANKGGELVLCNWSLFPAVLEEAFGTEYKYGDIFFSGLTINKNNKLSLRDAIYKPDNLNRCLYRPILIWNVNGKPMAILGEAAFDHAIISLCINGFGWGKYPKEWVCKCFDEFVNKQKHENGTRLENAIEKIFMENNILYDRNLKFIRKYNNRNININNMPGEIDFLFIHEGRIYVVDSKYQMLRYDMNNFRNDYSYFNEKYNLKLSQKIKFIADHLKEIEEHFQILKKDYEFKLKIDVVEGLFIINVPTFVMINNEHKIVTLFELLNMIGKGPTYKSYSFTVTKNGRPSLGISYHD; this is translated from the coding sequence ATGGATTTGCAGGATTATGCAATTTACAGAAGGGTTTTAAAACTTTGTTTAGAACATGCATGTGACGTTGAGATTAAATTCGAGCACTCCTTTAGTTTAGTATATTTAGATGAGATAGCATCTGTTTTAGAGCAGATACTATATATAGGCGCAGAGGCTTACTATTTTTCATCCTATTTAGCGGAAGAGAAGATGTCCGCAACAGGAATTGATATTCTTTATGAGGATAATTGTTTTACATTCAGAAGAAGCTTTTACCAGGAATTTCTTCAATTAGAAATGATGGGTAATTCACAACATTCCTCATTGGCAGTTTTCAATAATCAATGTTTTACTGAATTTCAGGCAACGCTGAAAAAATGTTTTAGTATTGAATATAAAGATATTGCGGCTACAATTTGGTTGATCCATGACTATAACGCAAATAAGGGTGGAGAGTTGGTGCTTTGTAATTGGTCATTGTTTCCTGCCGTTCTTGAAGAAGCATTTGGAACTGAATATAAATATGGAGATATTTTTTTTAGCGGATTAACGATTAATAAAAATAATAAGCTGTCGTTGCGAGATGCTATATATAAACCCGATAACTTAAATAGATGCTTATATCGCCCTATTTTAATATGGAATGTAAATGGTAAGCCAATGGCAATATTAGGAGAGGCAGCATTTGATCATGCTATTATTTCTTTATGTATAAACGGGTTCGGTTGGGGGAAATATCCTAAGGAATGGGTATGCAAATGTTTTGATGAATTCGTTAATAAGCAGAAACATGAAAATGGCACCAGGTTGGAAAACGCCATTGAAAAAATTTTTATGGAAAATAATATTCTATACGACAGGAACTTAAAATTTATAAGGAAGTACAATAATAGAAATATTAACATTAACAATATGCCCGGTGAAATAGATTTCCTGTTTATTCACGAAGGGAGAATTTATGTTGTTGATAGCAAATATCAAATGTTAAGATACGATATGAATAATTTCAGGAATGATTATAGTTATTTCAATGAAAAATATAATCTAAAACTATCCCAAAAAATAAAATTCATTGCAGATCACCTTAAAGAAATAGAAGAACACTTTCAGATCTTAAAAAAAGACTATGAATTTAAATTGAAAATTGATGTTGTAGAGGGATTGTTTATTATCAATGTACCAACATTCGTGATGATAAACAATGAGCATAAAATAGTAACCCTTTTTGAGTTGTTAAATATGATTGGTAAGGGGCCAACGTATAAATCATATTCATTTACTGTTACAAAGAATGGCCGACCTAGTTTAGGCATTTCTTATCATGATTAG
- a CDS encoding right-handed parallel beta-helix repeat-containing protein, which translates to MKNLFLVPGSRVLGCLAAVCLHVACMKTMQPDVSPNQEKNQQKVAGLAGIPQSLYVSTTGSDSNTGTIGSPLRTINYALSLTAPGDSVIVRQGTYVEKVVFPNSGSSGAYITLKAYTGEQPIISGASLPVGGNEALVRISNIGWVVVDGFEVADLKTATSWNMPDGILVNGTSNNVIIRNNKVHNIENNNSPASGREAHGIHIIGNGTSPITDVLVHNNDIYDNNTGTSENLTINGYVSGFTITNNRIYNGENIAICAAGGYAGNPNPAFNYARNGLIAGNYIWNIDGRTGPVPTLQNHPGTIGIYVDGARNIIVERNYISESDRGIGLVSENNSFPTADCIVRNNVIRNNRAEGIYMGSYAGYTGGGTTGCLVLNNTLYHNATELGYDNEEVGEIRLNANCTYNEIHNNIIHPRPDRNTFIRKHDATGSFNGIDYNLYYTTGAATRWFWNGVQLNSFAAWKGGSGGDTNGLYANPLFVSTVPSTLNLRLQSTSPAKNAGTNVHGTAAGTTDIDLQPRYNGIIEIGAFELY; encoded by the coding sequence ATGAAAAACTTGTTCTTAGTACCCGGATCACGGGTGCTTGGCTGCCTGGCCGCAGTATGTCTCCACGTTGCCTGTATGAAAACAATGCAACCTGATGTAAGCCCTAACCAAGAAAAAAATCAGCAAAAAGTTGCTGGGCTTGCGGGTATTCCACAATCGCTTTATGTATCTACAACTGGTAGTGACAGTAACACTGGTACTATCGGAAGTCCGCTACGAACGATCAATTACGCCTTGTCACTGACGGCGCCAGGAGATAGCGTGATCGTACGACAAGGCACTTATGTGGAAAAGGTAGTCTTCCCCAACTCCGGATCTTCAGGTGCCTACATTACCTTAAAGGCATATACGGGAGAGCAGCCGATTATCAGCGGAGCTTCACTTCCGGTAGGTGGTAACGAGGCGTTGGTACGTATCAGTAATATTGGATGGGTAGTAGTGGATGGATTTGAGGTTGCAGATCTGAAAACGGCCACATCCTGGAATATGCCCGATGGTATACTTGTGAATGGCACTTCCAATAATGTAATCATTCGCAATAATAAAGTGCATAACATCGAAAATAACAATAGCCCGGCAAGTGGCCGTGAGGCGCATGGTATCCACATCATCGGTAATGGTACCAGTCCAATTACAGATGTGCTGGTGCATAACAATGACATCTATGATAACAACACCGGTACCAGCGAAAACCTGACCATCAATGGATACGTGTCAGGTTTCACCATCACTAATAACCGGATCTATAACGGGGAGAACATTGCGATATGCGCAGCAGGCGGTTATGCCGGTAATCCGAACCCCGCATTCAATTATGCCAGGAATGGCCTGATAGCAGGAAACTATATCTGGAATATTGATGGTCGTACCGGACCGGTACCTACATTGCAAAATCATCCGGGTACTATTGGTATCTATGTGGATGGGGCGAGAAATATTATTGTAGAAAGAAACTACATCAGCGAAAGTGACCGGGGGATAGGACTGGTGAGTGAGAACAACAGTTTCCCTACTGCTGATTGTATCGTGAGGAATAATGTAATCCGTAACAACCGGGCAGAAGGTATCTACATGGGTAGTTATGCTGGTTACACCGGTGGAGGTACTACCGGTTGCCTGGTATTGAATAATACACTCTATCACAATGCGACGGAACTAGGTTATGATAATGAGGAAGTAGGAGAGATCCGGCTGAATGCCAACTGCACCTATAACGAAATCCACAACAATATTATTCATCCCCGCCCCGACAGAAATACCTTCATCCGGAAACATGATGCTACCGGTTCTTTTAACGGAATTGACTACAATCTGTATTATACAACGGGAGCTGCAACAAGATGGTTCTGGAATGGAGTACAGCTCAATTCTTTTGCTGCCTGGAAAGGTGGAAGCGGAGGGGATACCAACGGTTTGTATGCCAATCCCCTGTTTGTAAGTACAGTACCATCTACACTGAATCTTCGCTTGCAAAGCACTTCACCGGCTAAGAACGCTGGGACAAATGTTCATGGTACCGCTGCTGGTACTACAGATATTGATTTACAACCCCGCTATAACGGGATCATCGAAATAGGAGCGTTTGAACTTTATTAA
- a CDS encoding methionyl-tRNA formyltransferase translates to MVFHDSILPKYRGFAPLVNMLINGESKIGVTALFATKEYDMGDIISISEQSITYPIIIQTAIQLITRNYNELAVYVMRKIEAGEQISATSQYKKDGSYSVWLDEEDYHIDWNWNAEKIERFVNAKGYPYAGAFTYVEDKLVRIHHFEVLSPIEIENKTPGKVIFLEDGIPTIVCGHGLIKVLTATYEDGTAFLPLSKFRLRFK, encoded by the coding sequence ATTGTATTCCATGATTCAATATTACCAAAATATAGAGGATTTGCTCCATTGGTGAACATGTTAATCAATGGCGAGTCCAAGATAGGAGTAACAGCGCTATTTGCCACAAAAGAGTATGATATGGGGGACATTATTTCAATTAGCGAGCAATCCATCACCTATCCGATTATAATTCAAACAGCTATTCAACTTATCACACGAAATTACAATGAATTAGCAGTTTATGTAATGAGAAAAATTGAAGCTGGAGAACAAATCTCTGCAACTTCTCAATACAAAAAAGATGGTAGTTATTCGGTTTGGTTGGATGAGGAAGACTATCATATCGATTGGAATTGGAATGCCGAAAAAATTGAGCGATTTGTAAATGCGAAGGGGTATCCATATGCTGGAGCATTTACTTATGTTGAGGATAAATTAGTCCGTATTCATCATTTTGAAGTATTATCACCAATAGAGATAGAGAATAAGACTCCTGGTAAAGTAATATTTTTAGAAGATGGCATTCCTACAATTGTTTGTGGTCATGGGCTTATCAAAGTTTTAACAGCAACATATGAAGATGGGACAGCCTTTTTACCTTTATCGAAATTTCGTTTAAGATTTAAATAA